The genomic region GTAACATGACGGAAAGCCGCCCGTAATCGGATGTCCCAGGCACACCTACCATGCGCTCGACCACCTCTTTCTGCAACATGAAGTGCATATCCAGAATATGTTCAGAAAACTGACTCAGGTGAAACAGTAACGGGGTAGAAATGTTATAAGGTAAATTACCGATAATTCGCATTTGATTGCCAAGAGCAGAAAAATCAAACTGCAATGCATCAGCTGCATGAATAGTCAGATTTTCATGCGAGAATTCGATCTTCAATTTATCGACAATGTCACGATCAATCTCCACCACATGCAAATGATCAATCGCTTGCAGTAGAGGTCGCGTTAACGCCCCCAAGCCCGGTCCAATTTCAATGATACGATCATCTTTCCGTGGATAAAATTCCGTTATAATTTTCTTAATAATATATTGATCAAAAAGAAAATTCTGACCGAAACGCTTACGGGGATTATGTCGCATGATTATAAAAGGATACTTGGTTGCCGGCCAGTTGAGCAGCCATGTCAATGGCTGTCAACAGACTTCCGGCATTTGCCTTCCCGGTTGCAGCCAATTCCAGAGCCGTGCCATGATCCACTGAAGTTCGAATAATCGGCAATCCTAATGTGATATTTACGCCTCCGCCAAAACTCGCGTGCTTCAAAACAGGCAACCCCTGATCGTGGTACATGGTGAAGATGCAGTCATATTGTTTAAGTTGTGCAGGACTAAATAACGTGTCCGCGGGAATAGGACCGGCTAACTTCATGCCTTCAGCCCGTAGTTTATTCAAAGCGGGAATAATGATATCAATTTCTTCGCGTCCCAAATGACCGGATTCGCCTGCATGCGGATTAAGTCCCGCGACCGCGATACGTGGTTTATCGAGCATGAAACGGGTAATTAAATCACGCTGAAGAATACGCAATTTACTTTCAATGCCGTCTGCTGTAATCGCCTTTGCCACATCCTTGAGTGGCAAATGAGTTGTCGCCAGCGCGACACGCATGTTTCCACCCACTAGCATCATGACAACCGGGCTATGCATCAATTCTGACAAGTACTCCGTATGGCCGGTAAAAGAAAAACCGGCATCATTAATCACTCCCTTATGCACCGGTGCAGTGACCATGCCGTTAAACTGT from Nitrosomonas ureae harbors:
- the rsmA gene encoding 16S rRNA (adenine(1518)-N(6)/adenine(1519)-N(6))-dimethyltransferase RsmA, translating into MRHNPRKRFGQNFLFDQYIIKKIITEFYPRKDDRIIEIGPGLGALTRPLLQAIDHLHVVEIDRDIVDKLKIEFSHENLTIHAADALQFDFSALGNQMRIIGNLPYNISTPLLFHLSQFSEHILDMHFMLQKEVVERMVGVPGTSDYGRLSVMLQYRFDMEYVFDVPAESFRPQPKVESAIVRMIPRPIPLSMTVDETLFSQIVLAAFSQRRKTLRNALQQYLTVEDFSALNIDSGLRAENLPVEKFVAITHFLT
- the pdxA gene encoding 4-hydroxythreonine-4-phosphate dehydrogenase PdxA: MNQEFIPALALTAGEPAGIGPDLCVQVAQQTLSCKLVVIADGDVLLQRAKQLELPLNLIEVSAISPVQHTAGSLHILHTPGAEPVIPGKLNPANARYVLATLDRAVEACRSGQFNGMVTAPVHKGVINDAGFSFTGHTEYLSELMHSPVVMMLVGGNMRVALATTHLPLKDVAKAITADGIESKLRILQRDLITRFMLDKPRIAVAGLNPHAGESGHLGREEIDIIIPALNKLRAEGMKLAGPIPADTLFSPAQLKQYDCIFTMYHDQGLPVLKHASFGGGVNITLGLPIIRTSVDHGTALELAATGKANAGSLLTAIDMAAQLAGNQVSFYNHAT